GAACGACGCCTTGCGATCGTCGCGGAGCGAGTTGATGAAGTCGTTGGTGAACTCTTCGGTTGAGACGTACTTGACACGCATGCCGGGGAAGAGACGTTGCGCATAGTTGCCGGCTGCGTGCAGCAGATGCGTCTTGCCCAGGCCGGATTCGCCCCAGATGAACAACGGGTTGTAGGCCCGGGCCGGGGCTTCGGCGATCGCCAGCGTCGCGGCATGTGCGAACCGGTTGGACGCGCCGATGACGAAGGTGTCGAACGTGTAGCGGCGGTTGAGGTTGACCGCGTTGGAGTCGTCGGACGACGTGTCCGGTTCGGGCCGGCTGAAGTACTTCGGCCAGGTCTCCTGGGCGTTGACCCTGGCGTCGCGGTCGTCGTCGATCTCGTCGGTGTCGGCGGGACGGGCCGCGGGTGCCGGCGAATCGGCGAAGCTGTCGGGGGCGTCGTCGGGCTCGTCGGTCGGCGTCGCGATGCGGACGCCGAGTTCGACGCGTTGACCGAGCTTACGGCTCAGTGCGGTGACGATCGGCTCCCGCAGGTGCCGTTCGATCTCGTTCTGCACGAACGGCGTGGGGACCGACAGCAAAGCGAACCCCTCGGCGATCACCAGGGGTTTGACCAGCTTGAGCCACGCCCTCTGCTGCGGCGTGAGGACCGGCAACGAGGAGTCGCCGGTGCGATCTCCGTTGACGTCCCCGTTGAGCTCGGCGACGACGCTGTTCCAGACGGCGACGAACGGTGGGTCGGGGTCAGCAGTCAAGGACGATTACCCCCTTTGAGGCGCTGGGGTCGACCCATGGACGACCAAAAGAACGATGGCGATCTGTCCACATATTTATCCACAGCTTGTGGAGAAAGGACAGCCGTCGTCGCTCTCTTGTGTGTAGTGAGGGGGTGTCAGCTCGAATTCGCCCCGTGCTGGGCAGTGGGCGGCTCGGCGACATCCTCGCTTCTTGTCGGTGGCCGTCCGTGAGCAGAACGGCATTGCCAGAAGCTAACAGTTTTCTGTCCGGGTGCCAACAGTTCTGCAACACTCTGGGCAGCATCCAATCAAGCGGTTGGAGCAGGTTTGACCCAGGCAAATCTCGTCAGTACCCTCGAGCAGTCGCCCGCACGTGGCGATACGGCTGCGCCCGGGTTCGCCCGGAGACCGCGCCGGTTAGTAAAGCACGACCGACGAAGCTTAACGAGCTTAGTGACGGTGGGCGCGTCTGATCGACACGGCAGTGTCGAGGGGCCGCGGTCGCCATACGGATACAAGGAGAGATTGCCGTGGCCAAGGGCAAGCGGACCTTCCAGCCCAACAACCGCCGCCGTGCGCGTGTTCACGGGTTCCGGCTGCGGATGCGCACCCGCGCCGGCCGCGCGATCGTTGCCAATCGGCGTAGCAAGGGCCGTCGCGCGCTCACTGCGTGATCCTGCGCAAGCACAAGCAGGATGTAGCGCGGTGCTTCCGGCTCGAAACCGGATGAGGCGGTCCGCGGAGTTCAGTGTCACCGTCAGTCGCGGCGTGCGTGCCGCGCAACCTGATGTCGTCGTACACGCCTTTCGTGATGACAGTGAGGGCACAGACGCGAACGGGCCGCGGATCGGCCTGATCGTGTCCAAATCTGTCGGCAACGCCGTCGAACGGCATCGTGTGTCACGGCGTCTGCGCCACGTCGCCAGAACGTTCGTCCCCGGTCTGGACCCGGCAGACCTCATCGTGATCCGGGCCAGGCCGAGTAGTCGTGATGCGGCGTCGTCCGGCCTGGAACGACAGCTGCGTCAAGCGCTCGAGCGGGTGAGCTCGAAGCGCGGGACGTCCCCATGAGACGCCGAATCGGCGTGCGGGCGGTGCGCGCTGTCATCTACGTGATTCAGCTCTACCGCCACACCATCTCCCCCCTGCGGCTTCCCTCATGCCGGTTCATGCCCACCTGTAGTCAGTACGCCGTCGATGCGCTGACCGAATACGGGCTGGTTCGCGGAACCTGGCTTGCCACTGTCCGGCTGCTCAAGTGCGGCCCGTGGCATCAGGGAGGATGGGACCCGATACCTGAGCGCTGCGCCCACGGGGCCGAGACCGAGGCCTCCGAGGAGACAGCAGCGGCCGAAAACCCAGTCTGGGAGACCCCAGCGAAGCGAGGGGAGAGCAAGTCGCGTGTTTAACTTCTTCAGCCTGGACATCATCTATTACCCGGTGTCGGCGATCATGTGGGTCTGGTACAAGGCGTTCGCCTTCCTGCTGGGCCCCACCAACTTCTTCGCGTGGGCACTGTCGGTGATGTTCCTGGTGTTCACGCTGCGCGCCATCCTGTACAAGCCGTTCGTCAAGCAGATCCGCACGACGCGCCAGATGCAGGAACTGCAGCCGCAGATCAAGGCGCTCCAGAAGAAGTACGGCAAGGACCGCCAGCGCATGGCGCTCGAGATGCAGAAGCTGCAGCGCGAACACGGGTTCAACCCGATCCTCGGCTGTCTGCCGATGCTCGCGCAGGTGCCGGTGTTCCTCGGCCTCTACCACGTGCTGATGTCGTTCAACCGGACCCAGACCGGTATCGGTCGGCTGGGTCTGTCGGTGGAGGAGAACCGGTCGCTGGGCAACTACGTCTTCAGCGCGACCGACGTGCAGCACTTCCTCGACGCGAACCTGTTCGGCGCGCCGCTCGGGGCGACCATGATCCAGCAGCACGGCCTTGAGGCGTTCACCGAATTCAACCGGTTGGCCGTCATCGCCGTCGGTGTGCCGATCATGATCCTCGCCGGTATCGCCACGCACTTCAACAGCCGGGCCTCGGTCGCGCGTCAGAGCGTCGAGGCCGCGGCGAACCCGCAGACCGCGATGATGAACAAGCTCGCGCTCTACGTGTTCCCTCTCGGCGTCGTCGTGGGCGGTCCGTTCCTTCCGCTTGCCGTGATCATGTACTGGCTCGCGAACAACATCTGGACCTACGGCCAGCAGCACTACGTGTTCGGCAAGATCGAGAAGGAAGAGGAAGCCAAGAAGGCCGAGATGCTGGAGCGCCGGGCGGCGAATGCGCCGGCGCCGGGGGCGAAGCCCACCCGGGCGAAGAAGTCTCAAGGCACGGCGGAGGCCGCGGGCGCGAAGACGGCCGCGGAGGGTTCCGAGACGAGTGAGCCGACCACAGATTCAGGCGCGACGGGTACGTCGGGCTCCGCGGGGTCGTCGGGTGCGTCTTCGTCGGGTGCATCGCAGACGAATCGGACGCCCAGGCCGGGAGCGCGCCCCAAGAAGCGGAAACGATGACCAGTTCCGACTGGCACAAGTAGGGAGAGACGGATATGACAGACGCACAGACGACTGAACCCGGCGCCGACGAAGACGACAAGGTCGCGACGACGTCGCCCGCCGCCGGTGCGGAGGACGATCTCGAGGAGCGGTTGGTCGCCGAGGGCGAGATCGCCGGCGACTATCTCGAGGAGCTGTTGGACCTCCTGGACTTCGACGGGGACATCGATCTCGACGTCGAGGGCGACCGCGCGGTCGTCAGCATCGACGGAGGTAACGATCTGAGCAAGCTGGTGGGCCGCAAGGGCGAGGTGCTCGACGCCCTCCAGGAGCTCACCCGGCTGGCGGTGCACCAGAAGACCGGTGAGCGCAGCCGCCTGATGCTCGATATCGCCCGGTGGCGTAGGCGCCGTCGCGACGAGCTCGCGGCCCTGGGGGAGAAGGTGGCGCGGCGTGTGCTGGAGACCGGTCAGCGCGAGGAACTTGCGCCGATGACCCCGTTCGAACGCAAGATCGTCCACGACGCCGTCGCGGCGATCGAGGGCGTCCGTAGCGAGAGTGAAGGTGTCGAGCCCTCTCGCCGCGTGGTCATTCTGCTCGGCTAGTTACATAGGTGTAGTTCGGATGCGGCCTCCGGAGGTCGCGGGAGTGCGGAGGATGTTTCACGTGAAACATGGATCCGTTCCTGCGACCCCGGAGGTCGCTTCTTTTGTTTTCGGCGAGCGGCTCGAGGCGGCGGAACGGTACGCCAGGATCCTCGCCGGCGCCGGGGTGGAGTGGGGACTGCTCGGACCGCGTGAGGTCGATCGGCTGTGGGACCGCCACATTCTCAACAGCGCGGCTCTCGGTGAATTGGTGGAGCCGGGTGAGCGCGTCGCCGACATCGGGAGCGGAGCGGGGTTACCCGGGATACCGTTGGCGCTGTCGCGGCCCGACGTCCACGTGACGCTGATCGAGCCGCTGCTTCGGCGTAGCGAGTTCCTCCGTGAGGTGGTGGCCGAACTCGGGATCGACGTGACGGTGGTCCGCGGACGTGCCGAAGATCGGGAGGTTCGTGAGCGGGTGGGGGAGATGGATGTGGTGACGTCGCGCGCGGTCGCGTCGTTGGACAAGCTCACGCGGTGGAGCGTGCCGTTCCTTCGGGACGGCGGCCGGATGCTCCCGATCAAAGGCGAAAGGGCCGAAGCAGAGATCGAAGAACATCGGCGTGTGATGGAGTCACTCGGAGCGGTGGATGCCAGGGTGGTGAGATGTGGCGCGAACTATTTGAGCCCGCCCGTAACCGTCGTCGACGCACGACGGCGGGCGGCCAAACCGGGACGGAACAGGTCGGGGAGAGCCTCGGGGTCCCGGGGAAGAACGGGCAGGAGATGAGCATGGGTTCGGGTCAGAGCGAAGGACGAGGCGTGGCGCAGAAGCCGGATGTTTCACGTGAAACATGGGACGCCGCGACCTCGACATGGGTGACCGATGCGGCGATGGACACACCGATCGCGGCGGAAGCCGAGCAGGCGACCCGCGTCCTCCACAGCTCCGCGCGCCGCCAGTTGCCGCGTCCCGAGCGACAGCGGGTGTTCACCATCGCCAACCAGAAGGGTGGGGTCGGCAAGACCACCACGGCGGTCAACGTCGCGGCGGCCCTGGCCCTGCAGGGGCTCCGGACACTCGTCATCGATCTGGACCCCCAGGGCAACGCGAGCACCGCGTTGAGCATCGAGCACCGCCCGGGCACACCGTCGTCGTACGAGGTCCTCATCGGTGAGATCCCGGTGGAGGAAGCGCTCCAGCGGAGCCCGCACAACGAACGGCTGTACTGCATCCCGGCGACCATCGACCTGGCCGGTGCCGAGATCGAGTTGGTCAGCATGGTGGCGCGTGAAGGTCGGCTCCGCACGGCACTGGCGGAGCTGAAGAACCACAATTTCGACTATGTGTTCATCGACTGCCCGCCGTCGCTCGGACTGCTCACCATCAACGCGCTCGTCGCGGCGCCCGAGGTGCTGATCCCCATCCAGTGCGAGTACTACGCCCTGGAGGGAGTGGGTCAGCTCCTGCGCAACATCGAGATGGTCAAGGC
This genomic window from Mycolicibacterium goodii contains:
- the dnaA gene encoding chromosomal replication initiator protein DnaA — encoded protein: MTADPDPPFVAVWNSVVAELNGDVNGDRTGDSSLPVLTPQQRAWLKLVKPLVIAEGFALLSVPTPFVQNEIERHLREPIVTALSRKLGQRVELGVRIATPTDEPDDAPDSFADSPAPAARPADTDEIDDDRDARVNAQETWPKYFSRPEPDTSSDDSNAVNLNRRYTFDTFVIGASNRFAHAATLAIAEAPARAYNPLFIWGESGLGKTHLLHAAGNYAQRLFPGMRVKYVSTEEFTNDFINSLRDDRKASFKRSYRDIDILLVDDIQFIEGKEGIQEEFFHTFNTLHNSNKQIVISSDRPPKQLATLEDRLRTRFEWGLITDVQPPELETRIAILRKKAQMDRLDVPDDVLELIASSIERNIRELEGALIRVTAFASLNKTRIDRSLAEVVLRDLIADATTMQISTAAIMAVTAEYFETTVEELRGPGKTRALAQSRQIAMYLCRELTDLSLPKIGQAFGRDHTTVMYAEKKIRGEMAERREVFDHVKELTTRIRQRAKR
- the rpmH gene encoding 50S ribosomal protein L34; this encodes MAKGKRTFQPNNRRRARVHGFRLRMRTRAGRAIVANRRSKGRRALTA
- the rnpA gene encoding ribonuclease P protein component, with protein sequence MLPARNRMRRSAEFSVTVSRGVRAAQPDVVVHAFRDDSEGTDANGPRIGLIVSKSVGNAVERHRVSRRLRHVARTFVPGLDPADLIVIRARPSSRDAASSGLERQLRQALERVSSKRGTSP
- the yidD gene encoding membrane protein insertion efficiency factor YidD encodes the protein MRRRIGVRAVRAVIYVIQLYRHTISPLRLPSCRFMPTCSQYAVDALTEYGLVRGTWLATVRLLKCGPWHQGGWDPIPERCAHGAETEASEETAAAENPVWETPAKRGESKSRV
- the yidC gene encoding membrane protein insertase YidC, translated to MFNFFSLDIIYYPVSAIMWVWYKAFAFLLGPTNFFAWALSVMFLVFTLRAILYKPFVKQIRTTRQMQELQPQIKALQKKYGKDRQRMALEMQKLQREHGFNPILGCLPMLAQVPVFLGLYHVLMSFNRTQTGIGRLGLSVEENRSLGNYVFSATDVQHFLDANLFGAPLGATMIQQHGLEAFTEFNRLAVIAVGVPIMILAGIATHFNSRASVARQSVEAAANPQTAMMNKLALYVFPLGVVVGGPFLPLAVIMYWLANNIWTYGQQHYVFGKIEKEEEAKKAEMLERRAANAPAPGAKPTRAKKSQGTAEAAGAKTAAEGSETSEPTTDSGATGTSGSAGSSGASSSGASQTNRTPRPGARPKKRKR
- a CDS encoding protein jag; amino-acid sequence: MTDAQTTEPGADEDDKVATTSPAAGAEDDLEERLVAEGEIAGDYLEELLDLLDFDGDIDLDVEGDRAVVSIDGGNDLSKLVGRKGEVLDALQELTRLAVHQKTGERSRLMLDIARWRRRRRDELAALGEKVARRVLETGQREELAPMTPFERKIVHDAVAAIEGVRSESEGVEPSRRVVILLG
- the rsmG gene encoding 16S rRNA (guanine(527)-N(7))-methyltransferase RsmG, translating into MFHVKHGSVPATPEVASFVFGERLEAAERYARILAGAGVEWGLLGPREVDRLWDRHILNSAALGELVEPGERVADIGSGAGLPGIPLALSRPDVHVTLIEPLLRRSEFLREVVAELGIDVTVVRGRAEDREVRERVGEMDVVTSRAVASLDKLTRWSVPFLRDGGRMLPIKGERAEAEIEEHRRVMESLGAVDARVVRCGANYLSPPVTVVDARRRAAKPGRNRSGRASGSRGRTGRR
- the parA gene encoding chromosome partitioning ATPase ParA; this translates as MGSGQSEGRGVAQKPDVSRETWDAATSTWVTDAAMDTPIAAEAEQATRVLHSSARRQLPRPERQRVFTIANQKGGVGKTTTAVNVAAALALQGLRTLVIDLDPQGNASTALSIEHRPGTPSSYEVLIGEIPVEEALQRSPHNERLYCIPATIDLAGAEIELVSMVAREGRLRTALAELKNHNFDYVFIDCPPSLGLLTINALVAAPEVLIPIQCEYYALEGVGQLLRNIEMVKAHLNPELSVSTVILTMYDGRTKLADQVAEDVREHFGDKVLRTVIPRSVKVSEAPGYGMTILNYDPGSRGALSYLDASREIAERGAPPRQQ